DNA from Desulfovibrio sp. X2:
CGGGCCTTTTTCAGTGGCGGCCTCGTACCGTGAGCGGCCGATCTAGCGTGCAGTCTGGGCGGCCAGGCCGTAGACCTCGTGCGGATCGAGGATCAGCACCACCGAGCCGTCGCCCATGATGGTGGCACCGGAGATGCCGGGCAGCTCGAAGTCCGAGAGATAGGTTCCGAGCGGCTTGATGACGATCTCCTGACGCTCGAGGAGCTTGTCCACGACCACGCCGAGACGGCGCTCGTTGTCCTGGATGATGACCATGGGCAGGATGTCGAGCTTCTCCGGGCGGTTGTCGAGTCCAAGCATCTCGGAGAGCTCGACCACGCCGATGACCTCGCCGCGAAGCTCCAGCGCCTTGCGCTTGTTCACGTCGGTCAGACGGCGCGCCTCGATCTTGGTGGTCTCGGAGACCGCGTCGAGGGGGATGGCGAAGGTCTGGGGGCCGACCTTGACCATGAGGGCGTCGATGATGGCCAGGGTGAGCGGGAGGGAGAGGGCGATCTTGGTGCCCTTGCCCACCTCGGAGCTGACCGCGACGTTGCCCTTGAGGTTCTTGATGTTGGAGCGGACCACGTCCATGCCCACGCCGCGTCCGGAGATGTCCGTGACCTGCTCGGCCGAGGAGAAGCCGGGAGCGAAGATGAGCTCCATGGCCTCGCGATCGTCCATGGCCGCAGCCTGCTCCGAGGTGATCACGCCCTTGCGGATGGCCACCTGGCGCATCTTCTGGGGATCGATGCCGCGGCCGTCGTCCTCGACCTCGATGGCCACGGAGTTGCCCTTGTGATAGGCGCGCAGGTAGACGTGGCCGACCGGCTCCTTGCCCGCGGCCCTGCGCTCCTCCTCGCCCTCCACGCCGTGGTCCATGGAGTTGCGGATCATGTGCACGAGGGGGTCGCCGATGACCTCGACCACGCTCTTGTCGAGCTCGGTGTCCTCGCCCTCCATGATCAGTTCCACGTTCTTGCCGGTCTTGCGCGAGATGTCGCGCACCAGGCGGGGGAAGCGCGAGAAGACCGTGCCCACCGGGACCATGCGGACGTTCATGATGGTGTCCTGCAGGTCGTCGGAGATGCGGTTCATGGCATCCGTGGTCTCGATGAGGTTCTGGGCGATCTCCTGGGCGTCCATGTGCCCTTCCTCGAGGGAGCGGGCGAGCATGGCGAAGCGGTTGCGGTTGATGATCAGCTCGCCGATGAGGTTCATCAGATGGTCGAGCTTCTCGTGGTCCACGCGGATGGTGGAGGAAGATTTGGCCGCCGCGGCCGCCTTGGCCTGGGCCTGCTCGTCGGACGCGGACTTGGCAGCCGGTTTGGGGGCGGCCTTGGGGGCGGCTGCGGCGGCGGGGGCGGCTGCCTGGACGGCAGGCTTGGGAGCCGGAGCCTCGGCCTTGTCCTGCGCGGGCGCGGACTTGGCCGCTGCCTTTTCCTTGAGCTCGGCCTTCTTTTCGGGTGCGGGTGCGGCAGGCGCAGCCTCGGGTGCGGGCGCAGCGGCCGGAGCGGCCGCTTGAGCTTCGGCCGCCTCGTTCGGGGTCATGGCCTCATGGCCGGTCAGGTCCTTGATCTTCGCCCGCACCATGTCCTCGAGGATCGAGCACTCCTGGTCGAGGATGTCGAGCATGAGCGAGAAGTCCAGGTCCGACTTGCGCGCCTGATCCACGAGCCCGGCCGTGCGCTCGGCCGTGACGTTGATCTCCTCGAAGCCCATGTAGCCCGCGGAGTTCTGCACCGTGACCAGGCAGCGGAAGAGCCCGTCCACGTAGTCCTTGTTGTCGCTGTCCTTGCGCAGGGTCGAAAGCGCCAGGGCGATGTTGTCGATCTGCTGCAGGTTGGCCTGCACGAAGATCTGCACGTCCTCGGGATCGAATCCCTCGGCGGCTGCGCCGAGCGGCATCTCCGCCTCGGGAACGGGCGCGGTTTCGGCCACGGGGAGCACCGGGGCGCCGCCCTCGTCCTCCCCCTGCGCCGTGGCCTCGTCGGTCACGAACACGCCGTGCTCGGAGGCGGCCTGCAGGCGCAGCTGCACGCGGCGGGTGTCGTGCGTGGTGACCTCGGCCTTCTTGGCGTCGATGGCGGAGATGAGCTCGTCGATGGCGTCCACCGCAGCCAGGAGCAGGTCGATCATGGGCTGCGACGGGGTCAGCTCTCCCTTGCGGACTTTGTTGAGCAGCGTCTCGGCCTCGTGCGTCAGGCCGTTCAGCTCCTTGTAGCCGATGATCCCGCTGTTGCCCTTGAGGTTGTGGAAATAACGGAAGACGTCGTTGACGAGTTCGCCTCCGCCTTCGGGGTCCTTCTCCAGCTCCACCAGGGCGGAGTTGAGGTTCTCCACGATCTCGCGGGCCTCTTCCAGAAAGTCGGCCAGGTGCCCCTCGCCGATGACCGTGAGCTTGTAGGTCTCGGACTCGAAGGGCGGCAGCGCGGGCAGCCGGACGTCGGCCGCACCGGCGGCGGACTGCGCCGCCGAAGACGCGGCGGACGGAGCGGCACCCTCTTCTGCGAGAGCAGGCGCCTCGGTCGCAGTCTCCTCGGGGGCGGGCGCGGCAGGGGCGGCGGCCTGAGCGGTGGTGCCGCCTCCGGCCAGAAGCGCCTCGATATGCGCAACGATGGGCTTCACGTCCGTGTCGCCCTCGGCGCCCGTGGCGTCGAGGCTGTCGATCATGGTCCTCAGGGCGTCCGTGGCCGAGAGGATGACGTCCATGATCTCCGTGGTCACGGAGAGGTTGGCGTTGCGCAACTCGTCGAGGATGTTCTCCGCCTTGTGGGCCAGTCCGTTGATCTTGTTCAGACCGAGGAAGCCCGACGCGCCCTTGAGGGAGTGCATGGGGCGGAAGATGTCGTTCAACAGGCCGAGGTTGTCCGGCGCCTTCTCGAGCTCGATAAGCGTCGGCTCGATGGTCTCCAGATGTTCCTTGGCCTCGACGATGAAGTCGGCGAAAATTTCAGGATCCATGAAGTCCTGACTCATTGCATCTCCCTGCTCGTTTGCCCTGGATCGACATTACCCGGATCGCCTGTAAAGGCAACTCCGTGTTGCGAGCCTATCCCAGCAGCATCTTGACGTTCTTGACCATCTTCTCGGGTTGGGCGGGCTTCACCATGTACAGGTTGGCGCCGAGATTGAGCCCCATCTGGATGTCCTTCTCCTGGCCCTCGGTGGAGAGCACGATGATGGGGATGTCCCTGTATGTTTCCTGCTCGCGCACGGTCTTGATGAAGGTGAAGCCGTCCATGCGCGGCATGTTCACGTCGGAGATGATCAGATCGTAGGCATTGGAATAAAGCTTCTCCAGCCCGTCCAGGCCGTCCTCGGCCGTGGTCACCTTGAAGCCTTCCTTCTTCATGATGAAGGCCACAAGATTTCTGACCGTCTTGGAATCGTCCACGATCAGGATGTTCTTGGACATGTGGTCCCCTCCTTATTTGGCAAGCAACCGCGTGACCAGACGGTCGACGGAGATGATGTTGATCAGACGTTCGTCCTTCTTCATCAGGCCGGCCAGGAAGTCCGCCCTGATGCCGATGCTGGCCTCGATGCTCCACTCGATGTCCTTCTGCTGCGCCCG
Protein-coding regions in this window:
- a CDS encoding chemotaxis protein CheA gives rise to the protein MSQDFMDPEIFADFIVEAKEHLETIEPTLIELEKAPDNLGLLNDIFRPMHSLKGASGFLGLNKINGLAHKAENILDELRNANLSVTTEIMDVILSATDALRTMIDSLDATGAEGDTDVKPIVAHIEALLAGGGTTAQAAAPAAPAPEETATEAPALAEEGAAPSAASSAAQSAAGAADVRLPALPPFESETYKLTVIGEGHLADFLEEAREIVENLNSALVELEKDPEGGGELVNDVFRYFHNLKGNSGIIGYKELNGLTHEAETLLNKVRKGELTPSQPMIDLLLAAVDAIDELISAIDAKKAEVTTHDTRRVQLRLQAASEHGVFVTDEATAQGEDEGGAPVLPVAETAPVPEAEMPLGAAAEGFDPEDVQIFVQANLQQIDNIALALSTLRKDSDNKDYVDGLFRCLVTVQNSAGYMGFEEINVTAERTAGLVDQARKSDLDFSLMLDILDQECSILEDMVRAKIKDLTGHEAMTPNEAAEAQAAAPAAAPAPEAAPAAPAPEKKAELKEKAAAKSAPAQDKAEAPAPKPAVQAAAPAAAAAPKAAPKPAAKSASDEQAQAKAAAAAKSSSTIRVDHEKLDHLMNLIGELIINRNRFAMLARSLEEGHMDAQEIAQNLIETTDAMNRISDDLQDTIMNVRMVPVGTVFSRFPRLVRDISRKTGKNVELIMEGEDTELDKSVVEVIGDPLVHMIRNSMDHGVEGEEERRAAGKEPVGHVYLRAYHKGNSVAIEVEDDGRGIDPQKMRQVAIRKGVITSEQAAAMDDREAMELIFAPGFSSAEQVTDISGRGVGMDVVRSNIKNLKGNVAVSSEVGKGTKIALSLPLTLAIIDALMVKVGPQTFAIPLDAVSETTKIEARRLTDVNKRKALELRGEVIGVVELSEMLGLDNRPEKLDILPMVIIQDNERRLGVVVDKLLERQEIVIKPLGTYLSDFELPGISGATIMGDGSVVLILDPHEVYGLAAQTAR
- a CDS encoding response regulator, encoding MSKNILIVDDSKTVRNLVAFIMKKEGFKVTTAEDGLDGLEKLYSNAYDLIISDVNMPRMDGFTFIKTVREQETYRDIPIIVLSTEGQEKDIQMGLNLGANLYMVKPAQPEKMVKNVKMLLG